A single region of the Betta splendens chromosome 12, fBetSpl5.4, whole genome shotgun sequence genome encodes:
- the LOC114867237 gene encoding thyrotropin receptor-like isoform X2: MEAALKLLVAVMFVEVTVPLDHCPRLCQCDWMTQSVWCSGIDAVPALHPSTQEVSICDDDTLQYLERHSFHHLPRLTHIQLNGLKALSHIDPEAFKELPNLKYLGIINTGLRTFPELYYIQSRQEDFILEIVENPFIRVIPANSFTGISDGALTVMLNSNGVKEIQSHAFNGSQLEEVFLHRNVELEFIHDLAFYGVVRGPTHIDLSETRSAELTFPSHCCSLKRLRRWKGPSEPLICNSTWTASETLQDSLTAQGVTREEANPHPAEALRLAAAHSGHCNEPWCLPDPSDGLSPVEPFTEGFDLALCDDLQARGRGPSCSPLPDALNPCEDVMSRGFLRVLVWVVGLFAVSANLLVLLVLLTSQQRLSVTRFLMGHLAFADFCMGTYLLLIASVDLYTRSQYSHYAIAWQTGSGCNLAGLLSVFASELSVYTLTLISLQRWHAILCAMRPDRKMRLRHAAALMLAGWLLCWLLALLPLVGVSSYQKVSICLPMDTDTSASRAYVVFILMVNVVAFMVVCLCYLHIYCMVHNPRHQSSSCDTSMAKRIAVLIFTNFLCLAPICFYGLSAALHQPLMTITDSKVLLVLFYPLNSCAHPFFYAFLTKAFHLDVLMLLSRMGLCQRQAQLYRSQHVSTTPHMCSVTMSVLSSKTLSRCLR, encoded by the exons ATGGAGGCTGCTCTCAAGCTGCTTGTCGCTGTCATGTTTGTGGAAGTGACTGTGCCCCTGGATCACTGTCCTCGTCTTTGCCAGTGTGACTGGATGACCCAGAGTGTGTGGTGTTCTGGGATCGACGCCGTGCCTGCCCTGCACCCCAGCACTCAGGAGGT atcCATCTGTGATGATGACACTTTGCAATATCTTGAGAGGCACTCTTTCCACCACCTGCCCAGGCTCACTCACAT TCAGCTGAATGGCCTCAAAGCTCTGTCTCACATTGATCCTGAGGCATTTAAGGAGTTACCTAATTTAAAGTACTT AGGCATCATCAACACAGGCCTCCGCACCTTTCCTGAGCTATATTACATTCAGAGCAGGCAGGAGGACTTTATTCT GGAGATCGTGGAAAATCCCTTCATTCGGGTCATACCTGCTAATTCCTTCACTGGGATCTCTGACGGTGCTTTGACTGT CATGCTGAACAGCAACGGCGTGAAGGAGATTCAGAGCCACGCCTTCAACGGGagccagctggaggaggt GTTCCTTCACAGGAACGTGGAGTTGGAGTTCATACATGATTTGGCGTTTTACGGTGTGGTCCGTGGCCCAACTCACAT AGACCTTTCAGAAACCAGA AGTGCTGAGCTGACCTTCCCgagccactgctgcagcttAAAAAGGCTGAGAAGATGGAAAGG ACCCTCTGAACCACTCATCTGCAACTCCACCTGGACGGCGTCAGAGACTCTTCAGGACTCGCTCACAGCTCAGGGGGTCACACGTGAGGAAGCGAACCCACACCCGGCGGAGGCCTTGCGTCTCGCTGCAGCTCACAGTGGCCACTGCAACGAGCCCTGGTGTCTCCCTGACCCGTCTGACGGACTGTCGCCCGTGGAGCCTTTCACCGAAGGCTTTGACCTTGCGCTGTGTGACGACCTGCAGGCTCGGGGCCGCGGACCCTCCTGCAGCCCGCTGCCTGACGCTCTGAACCCCTGTGAGGATGTGATGAGTCGGGGCTTCCTGAGGGTCCTGGTCTGGGTCGTCGGCCTGTTTGCCGTTTCGGCCAAcctgctggtcctgctggtcctgctgaCCAGCCAGCAGAGGCTGTCCGTTACTCGCTTCCTCATGGGTCACCTGGCGTTTGCAGACTTCTGTATGGGGACGTACCTGCTGCTCATTGCGTCTGTTGACCTGTACACGCGCTCCCAGTATTCCCACTATGCCATTGCCtggcagacaggaagcggctgTAATCTAGCAGGGCTGTTGTCGGTGTTCGCCAGCGAGCTCTCCGTGTATACGCTGACCTTGATCAGCCTCCAGCGTTGGCACGCCATCCTCTGCGCGATGAGACCTGACAGGAAGATGAGGCTGCGCCACGCGGCCGCGCTGATGCTCGCCGGCTGGCTGCTGTGTTGGCTTCTGGCCCTGCTGCCCCTGGTCGGTGTGAGCAGCTACCAGAAAGTGAGCATCTGCCTGCCCATGGACACCGACACGTCCGCCTCCCGGGCCTACGTGGTCTTCATTCTGATGGTTAATGTGGTGGCCTTCAtggtggtgtgtttgtgctaCCTCCACATCTACTGCATGGTGCACAACCCCCGGCACCAGTCCAGCAGCTGTGACACCAGCATGGCCAAGCGCATCGCCGTTCTCATCTTCACCAACTTCCTGTGCCTGGCTCCCATTTGCTTCTATGGCCTGTCTGCAGCTCTTCACCAGCCGCTGATGACGATCACAGACTCCAAG GTGCTACTGGTACTTTTCTATCCTCTCAACTCTTGTGCGCACCCC
- the LOC114867237 gene encoding lutropin-choriogonadotropic hormone receptor-like isoform X3 yields the protein MEAALKLLVAVMFVEVTVPLDHCPRLCQCDWMTQSVWCSGIDAVPALHPSTQEVSICDDDTLQYLERHSFHHLPRLTHIQLNGLKALSHIDPEAFKELPNLKYLGIINTGLRTFPELYYIQSRQEDFILEIVENPFIRVIPANSFTGISDGALTVMLNSNGVKEIQSHAFNGSQLEEVFLHRNVELEFIHDLAFYGVVRGPTHIPSEPLICNSTWTASETLQDSLTAQGVTREEANPHPAEALRLAAAHSGHCNEPWCLPDPSDGLSPVEPFTEGFDLALCDDLQARGRGPSCSPLPDALNPCEDVMSRGFLRVLVWVVGLFAVSANLLVLLVLLTSQQRLSVTRFLMGHLAFADFCMGTYLLLIASVDLYTRSQYSHYAIAWQTGSGCNLAGLLSVFASELSVYTLTLISLQRWHAILCAMRPDRKMRLRHAAALMLAGWLLCWLLALLPLVGVSSYQKVSICLPMDTDTSASRAYVVFILMVNVVAFMVVCLCYLHIYCMVHNPRHQSSSCDTSMAKRIAVLIFTNFLCLAPICFYGLSAALHQPLMTITDSKVLLVLFYPLNSCAHPFFYAFLTKAFHLDVLMLLSRMGLCQRQAQLYRSQHVSTTPHMCSVTMSVLSSKTLSRCLR from the exons ATGGAGGCTGCTCTCAAGCTGCTTGTCGCTGTCATGTTTGTGGAAGTGACTGTGCCCCTGGATCACTGTCCTCGTCTTTGCCAGTGTGACTGGATGACCCAGAGTGTGTGGTGTTCTGGGATCGACGCCGTGCCTGCCCTGCACCCCAGCACTCAGGAGGT atcCATCTGTGATGATGACACTTTGCAATATCTTGAGAGGCACTCTTTCCACCACCTGCCCAGGCTCACTCACAT TCAGCTGAATGGCCTCAAAGCTCTGTCTCACATTGATCCTGAGGCATTTAAGGAGTTACCTAATTTAAAGTACTT AGGCATCATCAACACAGGCCTCCGCACCTTTCCTGAGCTATATTACATTCAGAGCAGGCAGGAGGACTTTATTCT GGAGATCGTGGAAAATCCCTTCATTCGGGTCATACCTGCTAATTCCTTCACTGGGATCTCTGACGGTGCTTTGACTGT CATGCTGAACAGCAACGGCGTGAAGGAGATTCAGAGCCACGCCTTCAACGGGagccagctggaggaggt GTTCCTTCACAGGAACGTGGAGTTGGAGTTCATACATGATTTGGCGTTTTACGGTGTGGTCCGTGGCCCAACTCACAT ACCCTCTGAACCACTCATCTGCAACTCCACCTGGACGGCGTCAGAGACTCTTCAGGACTCGCTCACAGCTCAGGGGGTCACACGTGAGGAAGCGAACCCACACCCGGCGGAGGCCTTGCGTCTCGCTGCAGCTCACAGTGGCCACTGCAACGAGCCCTGGTGTCTCCCTGACCCGTCTGACGGACTGTCGCCCGTGGAGCCTTTCACCGAAGGCTTTGACCTTGCGCTGTGTGACGACCTGCAGGCTCGGGGCCGCGGACCCTCCTGCAGCCCGCTGCCTGACGCTCTGAACCCCTGTGAGGATGTGATGAGTCGGGGCTTCCTGAGGGTCCTGGTCTGGGTCGTCGGCCTGTTTGCCGTTTCGGCCAAcctgctggtcctgctggtcctgctgaCCAGCCAGCAGAGGCTGTCCGTTACTCGCTTCCTCATGGGTCACCTGGCGTTTGCAGACTTCTGTATGGGGACGTACCTGCTGCTCATTGCGTCTGTTGACCTGTACACGCGCTCCCAGTATTCCCACTATGCCATTGCCtggcagacaggaagcggctgTAATCTAGCAGGGCTGTTGTCGGTGTTCGCCAGCGAGCTCTCCGTGTATACGCTGACCTTGATCAGCCTCCAGCGTTGGCACGCCATCCTCTGCGCGATGAGACCTGACAGGAAGATGAGGCTGCGCCACGCGGCCGCGCTGATGCTCGCCGGCTGGCTGCTGTGTTGGCTTCTGGCCCTGCTGCCCCTGGTCGGTGTGAGCAGCTACCAGAAAGTGAGCATCTGCCTGCCCATGGACACCGACACGTCCGCCTCCCGGGCCTACGTGGTCTTCATTCTGATGGTTAATGTGGTGGCCTTCAtggtggtgtgtttgtgctaCCTCCACATCTACTGCATGGTGCACAACCCCCGGCACCAGTCCAGCAGCTGTGACACCAGCATGGCCAAGCGCATCGCCGTTCTCATCTTCACCAACTTCCTGTGCCTGGCTCCCATTTGCTTCTATGGCCTGTCTGCAGCTCTTCACCAGCCGCTGATGACGATCACAGACTCCAAG GTGCTACTGGTACTTTTCTATCCTCTCAACTCTTGTGCGCACCCC
- the LOC114867237 gene encoding thyrotropin receptor-like isoform X1: protein MEAALKLLVAVMFVEVTVPLDHCPRLCQCDWMTQSVWCSGIDAVPALHPSTQEVSICDDDTLQYLERHSFHHLPRLTHIQLNGLKALSHIDPEAFKELPNLKYLGIINTGLRTFPELYYIQSRQEDFILEIVENPFIRVIPANSFTGISDGALTVMLNSNGVKEIQSHAFNGSQLEEVFLHRNVELEFIHDLAFYGVVRGPTHIDLSETRVSTLPSMGMEHIERLRAQNAWALKALPPFTAFLHLQSAELTFPSHCCSLKRLRRWKGPSEPLICNSTWTASETLQDSLTAQGVTREEANPHPAEALRLAAAHSGHCNEPWCLPDPSDGLSPVEPFTEGFDLALCDDLQARGRGPSCSPLPDALNPCEDVMSRGFLRVLVWVVGLFAVSANLLVLLVLLTSQQRLSVTRFLMGHLAFADFCMGTYLLLIASVDLYTRSQYSHYAIAWQTGSGCNLAGLLSVFASELSVYTLTLISLQRWHAILCAMRPDRKMRLRHAAALMLAGWLLCWLLALLPLVGVSSYQKVSICLPMDTDTSASRAYVVFILMVNVVAFMVVCLCYLHIYCMVHNPRHQSSSCDTSMAKRIAVLIFTNFLCLAPICFYGLSAALHQPLMTITDSKVLLVLFYPLNSCAHPFFYAFLTKAFHLDVLMLLSRMGLCQRQAQLYRSQHVSTTPHMCSVTMSVLSSKTLSRCLR from the exons ATGGAGGCTGCTCTCAAGCTGCTTGTCGCTGTCATGTTTGTGGAAGTGACTGTGCCCCTGGATCACTGTCCTCGTCTTTGCCAGTGTGACTGGATGACCCAGAGTGTGTGGTGTTCTGGGATCGACGCCGTGCCTGCCCTGCACCCCAGCACTCAGGAGGT atcCATCTGTGATGATGACACTTTGCAATATCTTGAGAGGCACTCTTTCCACCACCTGCCCAGGCTCACTCACAT TCAGCTGAATGGCCTCAAAGCTCTGTCTCACATTGATCCTGAGGCATTTAAGGAGTTACCTAATTTAAAGTACTT AGGCATCATCAACACAGGCCTCCGCACCTTTCCTGAGCTATATTACATTCAGAGCAGGCAGGAGGACTTTATTCT GGAGATCGTGGAAAATCCCTTCATTCGGGTCATACCTGCTAATTCCTTCACTGGGATCTCTGACGGTGCTTTGACTGT CATGCTGAACAGCAACGGCGTGAAGGAGATTCAGAGCCACGCCTTCAACGGGagccagctggaggaggt GTTCCTTCACAGGAACGTGGAGTTGGAGTTCATACATGATTTGGCGTTTTACGGTGTGGTCCGTGGCCCAACTCACAT AGACCTTTCAGAAACCAGAGTGAGCACTTTGCCTTCAATGGGGATGGAGCACATTGAAAGGCTCAGAGCCCAGAACGCTTGGGCCCTCAAAGCACTGCCCCCCTTCACAGCCTTCCTCCACTTACAGAGTGCTGAGCTGACCTTCCCgagccactgctgcagcttAAAAAGGCTGAGAAGATGGAAAGG ACCCTCTGAACCACTCATCTGCAACTCCACCTGGACGGCGTCAGAGACTCTTCAGGACTCGCTCACAGCTCAGGGGGTCACACGTGAGGAAGCGAACCCACACCCGGCGGAGGCCTTGCGTCTCGCTGCAGCTCACAGTGGCCACTGCAACGAGCCCTGGTGTCTCCCTGACCCGTCTGACGGACTGTCGCCCGTGGAGCCTTTCACCGAAGGCTTTGACCTTGCGCTGTGTGACGACCTGCAGGCTCGGGGCCGCGGACCCTCCTGCAGCCCGCTGCCTGACGCTCTGAACCCCTGTGAGGATGTGATGAGTCGGGGCTTCCTGAGGGTCCTGGTCTGGGTCGTCGGCCTGTTTGCCGTTTCGGCCAAcctgctggtcctgctggtcctgctgaCCAGCCAGCAGAGGCTGTCCGTTACTCGCTTCCTCATGGGTCACCTGGCGTTTGCAGACTTCTGTATGGGGACGTACCTGCTGCTCATTGCGTCTGTTGACCTGTACACGCGCTCCCAGTATTCCCACTATGCCATTGCCtggcagacaggaagcggctgTAATCTAGCAGGGCTGTTGTCGGTGTTCGCCAGCGAGCTCTCCGTGTATACGCTGACCTTGATCAGCCTCCAGCGTTGGCACGCCATCCTCTGCGCGATGAGACCTGACAGGAAGATGAGGCTGCGCCACGCGGCCGCGCTGATGCTCGCCGGCTGGCTGCTGTGTTGGCTTCTGGCCCTGCTGCCCCTGGTCGGTGTGAGCAGCTACCAGAAAGTGAGCATCTGCCTGCCCATGGACACCGACACGTCCGCCTCCCGGGCCTACGTGGTCTTCATTCTGATGGTTAATGTGGTGGCCTTCAtggtggtgtgtttgtgctaCCTCCACATCTACTGCATGGTGCACAACCCCCGGCACCAGTCCAGCAGCTGTGACACCAGCATGGCCAAGCGCATCGCCGTTCTCATCTTCACCAACTTCCTGTGCCTGGCTCCCATTTGCTTCTATGGCCTGTCTGCAGCTCTTCACCAGCCGCTGATGACGATCACAGACTCCAAG GTGCTACTGGTACTTTTCTATCCTCTCAACTCTTGTGCGCACCCC